One Acetobacter ghanensis DNA window includes the following coding sequences:
- a CDS encoding MlaE family ABC transporter permease: MTMQTDSSPPTATADHATRPSWSIRTGPHGPCLSVQGAWTVPNGGVMPFAGTDIPTPAPGSTSLSVDTTGITAWDSSFVSFLWEAKQAAASAGLEFDQSGLPAPAQRLLALLPPNPTPPARHDDHRENLLEKTGGLTLSALNETGISASLAVETTLDAVQAVHGKSRMRVKDLVTDLWNAGPNALLIVGVVNFLIGAILAFVGLVELRRFAAEIYVTNLVGIACAREISAIMTAIIMAGRTGGAYAARISTMLGNEEIDALKVFGIPISSYILLPAILSLSLMMPLLYLYGTLIGILGGFVVSMSMMDVSPMGYWISTINGVELKEFGFGFVKAFFFGSFIALAACRVGLMAGRSAADVGIAATRAVVIGIVGIIAMDAVFAVMANALGI; the protein is encoded by the coding sequence ATGACCATGCAAACAGATTCCTCCCCCCCCACCGCCACGGCAGACCATGCCACGCGGCCCTCGTGGTCCATACGGACCGGACCGCACGGCCCCTGCCTGAGCGTACAGGGCGCATGGACCGTGCCCAATGGCGGGGTCATGCCATTTGCGGGGACGGATATTCCCACCCCTGCACCCGGCTCCACCAGCCTGAGCGTGGATACAACGGGGATTACGGCATGGGATTCGTCCTTCGTGTCCTTCTTGTGGGAGGCCAAACAGGCGGCGGCCAGTGCAGGACTGGAGTTTGACCAGAGCGGCCTGCCCGCCCCCGCGCAACGCCTACTGGCCCTGCTGCCCCCCAACCCCACGCCACCGGCCCGCCATGATGACCACAGGGAAAACCTGCTGGAAAAAACCGGCGGCCTGACCCTGAGCGCACTGAACGAGACCGGCATTTCCGCATCCCTTGCGGTGGAAACCACGCTGGATGCGGTGCAGGCTGTGCATGGCAAAAGCCGGATGCGCGTCAAGGATCTGGTCACGGACCTGTGGAACGCTGGCCCCAATGCACTGCTGATTGTGGGTGTGGTCAACTTCCTTATCGGGGCCATTCTGGCCTTTGTAGGGCTGGTGGAACTGCGCCGCTTTGCCGCCGAAATTTATGTGACCAACCTTGTGGGCATTGCCTGCGCGCGTGAGATTTCGGCCATTATGACCGCCATCATCATGGCCGGGCGCACGGGTGGGGCCTATGCCGCGCGCATTTCCACCATGTTGGGGAATGAGGAAATTGACGCCCTCAAGGTGTTTGGCATCCCCATTTCCAGCTACATTCTGCTGCCTGCCATTCTCTCCCTCTCCCTCATGATGCCCCTGCTTTACCTCTACGGCACGCTCATTGGCATTCTGGGCGGGTTTGTGGTGAGCATGAGCATGATGGACGTGTCCCCCATGGGGTACTGGATTTCCACCATCAATGGCGTGGAGCTTAAGGAATTCGGGTTCGGGTTTGTCAAAGCCTTCTTCTTTGGCAGCTTTATTGCCCTTGCCGCCTGCCGCGTGGGGCTTATGGCCGGGCGCAGCGCCGCCGACGTGGGTATTGCCGCAACCCGTGCGGTGGTTATTGGCATTGTCGGCATCATCGCCATGGACGCCGTGTTTGCCGTCATGGCCAACGCGCTGGGAATTTAG
- a CDS encoding ABC transporter ATP-binding protein produces MADSDILISVRDLELSFGPKIIQQHVSFDLKRGSIFAVMGGSGCGKSTLLKSLIGLLPPTTGQILIGQEDYWAQNEQRRTEINHRFGVLFQSGALWSSMTVGENVALPMEMFTTQPPDVVRKLVELKLGLVGMEQAIDLYPSEISGGMRKRAGLARAIALDPDILFFDEPSAGLDPITSARLDDLILTLRDGLGATIVIVSHELPSLFAIADDGIFLDARTHRPIAHGSPRDLRDHSTIPEVMAFMNRSSTIPTTDETKADRHV; encoded by the coding sequence ATGGCCGATAGCGATATTCTTATTTCCGTGCGTGACCTTGAGCTGTCCTTTGGTCCCAAGATCATTCAGCAGCATGTCTCGTTCGACCTCAAACGGGGCTCCATTTTTGCCGTCATGGGTGGGTCGGGCTGCGGCAAGAGCACCCTGCTCAAAAGCCTGATCGGGCTTTTGCCCCCCACAACAGGGCAGATCCTGATTGGGCAGGAAGACTACTGGGCGCAGAACGAGCAGCGGCGGACCGAGATCAACCACCGCTTTGGCGTATTGTTCCAGTCCGGCGCGTTGTGGAGCTCCATGACCGTGGGCGAGAACGTGGCCCTACCCATGGAAATGTTTACCACCCAGCCGCCCGATGTGGTGCGCAAGCTGGTGGAACTCAAGCTGGGGCTTGTGGGCATGGAGCAGGCCATAGACCTGTATCCGTCCGAAATTTCGGGCGGGATGCGCAAACGCGCAGGCCTTGCACGCGCCATAGCGCTGGACCCCGACATTCTGTTTTTTGATGAACCGTCTGCAGGTTTGGACCCCATTACCTCCGCCCGGCTGGATGACCTTATCCTAACGCTGCGCGACGGGCTGGGGGCGACCATTGTTATTGTCAGCCACGAGCTGCCAAGCCTGTTCGCCATTGCCGATGATGGCATTTTTCTGGATGCGCGCACCCACCGGCCCATAGCCCACGGCTCCCCGCGGGACCTGCGTGACCACAGCACCATACCGGAAGTCATGGCATTCATGAACCGCTCCTCCACCATCCCCACGACAGACGAGACAAAGGCTGACCGGCATGTCTGA
- a CDS encoding PqiC family protein: protein MTFAPRRSLLAVLAGCSLLSGCASPPLRLYTLGVPSDANTIEPHLSSRAATIAISRVIMPDYLDSQDIITRQGEEILRSPRSRWATRLSLGVTDLLTNVLANKRPSELITDQPLADVATMRVQIDISRFDVDADGRATLDATWAVLPRDPNQPLTRERTHLVATGSVSTDADVASLMRDLVIRLAEKVNTTIPPAR, encoded by the coding sequence ATGACCTTTGCGCCACGCCGCTCACTTCTGGCCGTTCTGGCCGGGTGCTCCCTCCTGTCCGGCTGTGCCTCCCCGCCGCTGCGGCTGTACACGCTAGGTGTGCCATCGGACGCCAACACCATTGAACCGCACCTTTCCTCCCGCGCGGCTACCATTGCCATCAGCCGGGTGATCATGCCCGACTATCTGGACTCGCAGGACATCATCACCCGTCAGGGCGAGGAAATCCTGCGTAGCCCGCGCTCGCGCTGGGCCACACGCCTCTCCCTTGGCGTTACGGACCTGCTGACCAACGTGCTGGCCAACAAGCGCCCATCGGAGCTGATTACGGACCAGCCGCTGGCGGATGTGGCCACCATGCGGGTGCAGATTGATATTTCCCGCTTTGATGTGGATGCAGACGGGCGGGCCACGTTGGATGCAACATGGGCCGTACTGCCGCGTGACCCCAACCAGCCGCTTACGCGCGAGCGCACACACCTTGTGGCCACGGGTTCGGTCAGCACGGATGCGGACGTTGCCTCCCTTATGCGTGACCTGGTCATCCGGCTGGCGGAAAAGGTTAACACCACCATTCCACCCGCACGCTAA
- the glf gene encoding UDP-galactopyranose mutase translates to MGKTFCVVGAGFSGAVIARHLASRGHKVVVVDERSHLAGNCHTERDNQTGVMVHRYGPHIFHTANERVWSYVQQFGTFRPYVNRVKAIARGQVFSLPINLLTINALFKTTFGPAQARAFIASKADHTITQPRTFREQALSMVGPELYETFFEGYTRKQWGCDPDTLPASILKRLPLRFNYDDNYFNHPYQGMPQDGYTAIVSNILAEFSNTIDIRLGATFEDMPETFDHVFYTGPLDRYFGFKLGRLEYRTLDFERFVSPEPDYQGTAVMNYCDADVPYTRIAEHKHFAPWEQAQFEQTVCFREYSRAAQKADIPYYPIRLSGEQRLLRAYEDMARTSKGVSFLGRLGTYRYLDMDVTIHEALEACDQIDVALASHGAQALPAFFTPQP, encoded by the coding sequence GTGGGTAAGACATTCTGCGTGGTCGGGGCCGGCTTTAGCGGCGCGGTTATTGCCCGGCACCTTGCCAGCCGTGGCCACAAGGTGGTTGTGGTGGATGAGCGCTCTCATCTGGCAGGCAACTGCCACACGGAGCGCGATAACCAGACCGGGGTTATGGTCCACCGTTATGGTCCCCACATTTTCCATACTGCCAACGAGCGGGTCTGGTCCTACGTGCAGCAGTTTGGCACGTTCCGCCCCTACGTTAACCGCGTAAAGGCCATTGCCCGCGGGCAGGTGTTCAGCCTGCCCATCAACCTGCTGACCATTAACGCGCTGTTCAAAACCACATTTGGTCCGGCACAGGCCCGCGCCTTTATTGCCAGCAAGGCCGACCACACCATTACCCAGCCCCGCACCTTCCGCGAGCAGGCCTTGAGCATGGTGGGCCCCGAACTCTACGAGACCTTTTTTGAAGGCTACACCCGCAAACAGTGGGGCTGTGACCCGGACACCCTGCCGGCCTCCATTCTCAAACGCCTGCCGCTGCGCTTTAATTATGACGACAATTACTTCAACCATCCCTACCAAGGGATGCCGCAGGATGGTTACACGGCCATTGTCTCCAATATTCTGGCGGAATTCTCCAACACCATAGACATCCGGCTGGGCGCTACGTTCGAGGATATGCCCGAGACCTTTGACCATGTGTTCTACACTGGCCCGCTGGACCGCTACTTTGGGTTCAAACTGGGACGGCTGGAATACAGAACGCTGGATTTTGAACGCTTTGTTAGCCCTGAACCCGATTATCAGGGCACGGCGGTCATGAATTACTGCGACGCAGACGTACCCTACACCCGCATTGCCGAACACAAGCACTTTGCCCCGTGGGAACAGGCACAGTTTGAACAGACTGTCTGCTTCCGCGAGTACAGCCGCGCAGCCCAGAAGGCCGACATCCCATACTACCCCATCCGCCTGAGTGGCGAGCAGCGCCTGCTGCGTGCGTATGAGGATATGGCACGGACCAGCAAGGGGGTTTCCTTCCTCGGGCGTTTGGGCACATACCGCTATCTGGACATGGACGTAACCATCCACGAGGCGTTGGAGGCGTGTGACCAGATAGACGTTGCACTGGCCAGCCATGGCGCGCAGGCGCTGCCCGCCTTTTTTACGCCCCAGCCCTGA
- a CDS encoding glycosyltransferase family 25 protein: MQKYFISLDRTPERTERFLKANAHIKGFERYAGLDGKKLDRDDVIAKGLMAPDCGFTAGAMGSGLAHATLWGRVVKSGKPAHIFEDDAFLCRNFEQESDRIIANLPDDWEIILWGNNYDSILEFELLPGITQCVAIFNQDDVRRGIPAFLNMDVSSSPFRLSQTFGICGYAISPLGASRLLERCLPFKSVEVTYPGLGMRVLTTTSIDHLMNIHYRNIKAYTSFPPLCVTDNDSSNSLNK; encoded by the coding sequence ATGCAAAAATACTTTATTAGTCTGGACAGAACGCCCGAACGCACAGAACGTTTTTTAAAAGCCAATGCCCATATCAAGGGCTTTGAAAGATATGCAGGGCTAGATGGCAAAAAGCTGGACCGGGATGATGTGATTGCCAAAGGACTCATGGCCCCCGACTGCGGCTTTACCGCCGGGGCAATGGGGTCCGGGCTTGCCCACGCAACCCTGTGGGGCCGCGTTGTAAAAAGCGGTAAACCCGCCCATATTTTTGAAGACGATGCTTTTCTGTGCCGCAACTTTGAGCAGGAAAGCGACCGGATTATTGCCAACCTGCCCGATGACTGGGAAATTATCCTGTGGGGCAACAATTACGACAGTATTCTGGAATTTGAACTGCTGCCCGGCATTACGCAGTGCGTTGCCATCTTCAACCAAGACGATGTCCGCCGTGGTATTCCTGCATTCCTGAACATGGATGTTTCCTCCAGCCCGTTCCGGCTGAGCCAGACTTTTGGCATCTGTGGCTATGCCATCTCACCACTGGGGGCCTCCCGTCTGCTGGAACGCTGCCTACCGTTCAAATCCGTGGAAGTAACCTACCCCGGCCTTGGTATGCGGGTGCTGACCACCACCTCCATCGACCACCTGATGAACATCCACTACCGCAACATCAAGGCTTACACGTCCTTCCCGCCCCTATGCGTGACGGATAATGACTCCTCCAACAGCCTGAACAAATAA
- a CDS encoding glycosyltransferase family 2 protein — protein MKAQTSVSYKISAIITVYNAEEYFDTLIDNIRNQTKHIMQGYDVEVMIVDDCSTDATFARLQDVFRSYNHVKVIKTEQNGGAGHARNVGFRHSSGQYVLFLDSDDQYESNIFEKCLHALTLAQADIIFYQADRVDLTLNIEEKIHYPIFDQFRPYQIFSAMEVEGNIFDSATWWAWDRLFRRDFIAENHLEFQEIRLTNDLFFSAASFLVAPRIMYIDDVLLHHIENRKGSVSNSRSSSFACCLEALELLRVFLVKRGLWVPAKDHFYNYAITFLNWHLESISGPAFFPLYDQVKEFFQTNLNADANILFENSETLDRVLGSTALEYLEYLKSKFYIEKELLNKVNQYLIGRLQGN, from the coding sequence GTGAAGGCTCAGACAAGCGTGTCATATAAAATATCGGCTATCATCACGGTTTATAATGCTGAAGAGTATTTTGATACTCTTATTGATAACATCAGGAATCAGACAAAACACATCATGCAGGGCTATGATGTTGAGGTTATGATTGTTGATGATTGCTCAACAGATGCAACCTTTGCGCGTTTACAGGACGTTTTTCGCTCTTACAACCATGTTAAAGTCATTAAGACCGAGCAGAATGGTGGCGCAGGCCATGCGCGGAATGTAGGTTTTCGGCATTCCAGTGGTCAGTACGTTCTGTTCTTGGATAGTGATGACCAATATGAATCGAATATTTTTGAAAAATGCTTACATGCACTAACGCTTGCGCAGGCGGATATCATTTTCTATCAGGCGGACCGGGTAGATCTGACCCTTAATATTGAAGAAAAAATCCACTATCCCATTTTTGACCAGTTCCGCCCTTATCAGATTTTTTCCGCCATGGAGGTGGAGGGGAATATTTTTGATAGCGCGACATGGTGGGCATGGGACAGGCTTTTTAGGCGGGATTTCATTGCTGAGAATCACCTTGAATTTCAGGAAATACGCTTAACAAACGACCTGTTTTTTAGTGCTGCGTCTTTTCTGGTTGCGCCCAGAATTATGTATATTGATGATGTTCTGCTTCATCATATTGAGAACAGAAAAGGCTCTGTCAGCAACAGCCGGAGCAGCAGTTTTGCCTGTTGTTTGGAAGCGCTGGAATTACTGCGTGTATTTTTGGTCAAACGTGGGTTGTGGGTACCCGCAAAAGACCATTTTTATAATTATGCGATTACGTTTTTAAACTGGCATCTGGAATCTATCAGCGGTCCAGCCTTCTTCCCACTCTATGATCAGGTAAAGGAGTTCTTCCAGACCAACCTGAATGCGGACGCCAATATCCTTTTTGAAAACAGCGAGACACTCGATAGAGTTTTAGGGAGTACTGCGCTGGAGTATCTCGAATATCTCAAGTCAAAATTTTATATTGAAAAAGAACTGCTGAACAAGGTGAACCAATACCTTATTGGCAGACTGCAAGGGAATTGA
- a CDS encoding DUF4422 domain-containing protein — protein sequence MDIKIYVCHHKEGLIARNQYFEPIQVGRAISNHVLDGMIGDDTGDNISHKNREWCELTGLYWIWKNTNHDYVGLNHYRRYLNFAGGDRNSTLYIEKKVDITQYLSAGIEETCRQNPIVLSPLVNVHPTSSPGNTMTVYNHYCYNHYKKDLDIALSVIKNKAPEYYEFMIISMNLEMSVFGNIFVMRRDLFNEYCSFLFSVLFSVEEVLDTTHYDDYQKRVYGFLAERFLYAFVLKHKLLEKSNNIIHAGLIIYTDFEPEYNYKQIMAQISSRSVRKVAHPHAEDVHIVVSFDDGYIKQALVSIYSVIKNTSDASRLRFHVLHDEKLSPVTRDFLCNKFKEVKFDFYAIEDDYIFTVYPHNREHINRNTYYRLFMHECLPQSVKRLIYMDLDTLVCDDIITLWNMDMDGKTLAGCNDEGGVSQSRRLFGLNWNKSYINAGVLLFNREQAVRKYKNLRFLYLESFLKNMKNLTLQDQDIINIAYKDDIKILPLRWNVGSRVYSSSELEAAYPKSVAAAAVHNPALIHFTGENKPWKPDAAHPMTELYLAYQAKAFAYQTPQTQSVESVA from the coding sequence ATGGATATTAAGATTTATGTATGTCATCATAAAGAAGGGTTAATCGCAAGAAATCAATATTTTGAACCAATCCAGGTAGGTCGTGCCATTTCCAACCATGTTCTTGATGGCATGATCGGGGATGATACAGGGGATAATATTTCCCATAAAAACAGGGAATGGTGTGAGCTGACCGGCCTGTACTGGATATGGAAAAACACAAACCATGACTATGTCGGGCTCAACCATTACCGCCGTTACCTGAATTTTGCAGGCGGAGACCGCAACAGCACACTTTATATTGAGAAAAAAGTCGATATTACCCAGTATCTTTCAGCCGGTATTGAAGAAACCTGCCGCCAGAACCCTATTGTTCTGTCACCTCTGGTTAATGTGCACCCCACATCGTCCCCCGGTAATACGATGACGGTCTATAACCATTACTGTTACAACCATTATAAAAAAGACCTCGACATTGCGCTGTCAGTTATAAAAAATAAAGCGCCGGAATATTACGAGTTCATGATTATTTCCATGAACCTGGAGATGTCCGTATTCGGCAACATCTTTGTCATGCGGCGGGACCTGTTTAACGAATACTGTTCCTTTCTATTTTCGGTTCTCTTCTCTGTAGAAGAGGTGTTGGATACAACGCATTATGATGATTACCAGAAGCGGGTATATGGCTTTCTGGCCGAGCGGTTTTTGTATGCGTTTGTTCTGAAGCACAAGCTTTTGGAGAAAAGTAACAATATTATTCATGCTGGGCTGATCATCTATACTGATTTTGAGCCAGAATATAATTATAAACAGATCATGGCGCAGATTTCTTCCCGATCAGTCCGGAAGGTCGCGCACCCTCATGCAGAGGATGTGCATATCGTTGTGTCGTTTGATGATGGGTATATTAAACAGGCCCTCGTCTCCATTTATTCAGTCATAAAAAACACGTCGGATGCCTCGCGCCTCCGCTTCCACGTTCTGCATGACGAAAAACTGTCTCCGGTGACGCGGGACTTCCTGTGCAACAAGTTTAAAGAAGTAAAGTTCGACTTCTATGCCATAGAGGACGATTACATCTTTACGGTTTACCCGCATAACCGCGAGCATATTAACCGGAACACCTATTACCGGCTGTTTATGCACGAATGCCTGCCCCAGAGTGTTAAACGCCTGATCTATATGGATCTGGATACGCTCGTCTGTGACGACATCATCACCCTGTGGAACATGGATATGGACGGCAAAACGCTTGCTGGCTGTAATGATGAAGGTGGCGTCAGCCAGTCCAGAAGGTTGTTCGGGCTGAACTGGAACAAGAGCTATATTAACGCCGGCGTTCTGCTTTTTAACCGGGAGCAGGCCGTTAGAAAATATAAGAACCTGCGGTTCCTATATTTGGAATCTTTTTTGAAGAATATGAAAAACCTGACCCTTCAGGATCAGGACATCATCAATATCGCTTATAAGGACGACATTAAAATTCTGCCGTTAAGGTGGAATGTCGGGTCTCGGGTTTATAGCAGTAGTGAACTGGAGGCCGCCTACCCGAAAAGTGTGGCCGCCGCTGCGGTTCATAACCCCGCGCTGATCCACTTTACGGGGGAGAACAAGCCGTGGAAGCCCGATGCCGCCCACCCCATGACAGAGCTCTATCTGGCGTATCAGGCAAAGGCATTTGCTTATCAAACCCCGCAGACCCAGAGTGTAGAAAGCGTGGCCTAA
- a CDS encoding methyltransferase domain-containing protein, protein MSESDRSHCNQTIDKFIYFGNLYPHEPQFQSGLFYGLALTPRFERDIAHDARKNMPFADGSVKGFQSQDVFEHIPYQKIPAIMDDIFRCLQKGGIFRLSLPDYNSPLLRRRSVYDADGNILCDLAMGGMVSATLNDGVQVGFAGEEGDSHIWFPTFNTVLPLILTSEIRKCDTIQIHHAWIDKDKWICKPFEQGVMPVSRVPPHDMRADGKPISIVIDFIK, encoded by the coding sequence GTGTCGGAATCTGATAGAAGTCATTGTAACCAGACAATAGATAAATTCATTTATTTTGGTAATCTTTACCCGCATGAACCGCAATTTCAGTCTGGCCTGTTTTATGGTCTGGCCCTCACCCCCCGCTTTGAGCGGGACATCGCGCATGATGCACGGAAGAATATGCCGTTTGCGGATGGAAGCGTAAAAGGCTTTCAGTCTCAGGATGTGTTTGAACATATTCCGTATCAGAAAATCCCTGCCATTATGGACGACATTTTCAGATGCCTGCAAAAAGGCGGCATCTTCCGCCTAAGCCTCCCGGACTACAACAGCCCGCTACTACGCAGGCGCTCTGTTTATGACGCGGACGGCAATATTCTGTGCGATCTGGCTATGGGCGGCATGGTCTCCGCAACCCTCAATGACGGGGTGCAGGTAGGTTTTGCCGGAGAGGAGGGCGATTCACACATCTGGTTCCCCACCTTTAACACCGTTCTGCCACTTATTCTGACGTCCGAAATCCGCAAGTGTGACACCATCCAGATTCACCATGCGTGGATTGATAAGGACAAGTGGATCTGCAAGCCGTTCGAACAGGGTGTCATGCCCGTATCCAGAGTGCCACCGCATGATATGCGGGCCGATGGCAAGCCCATTTCCATTGTGATCGATTTTATTAAATAA
- a CDS encoding flagellar basal body-associated FliL family protein, with translation MSETVTGAKEADAADAVPRADAPKSKRKLIMAGAAGLVLLVGGGVFWEKDKIFTSKLKRDVGNKAEAAMHPPILLGIPPMVSNLDTSGGHPVYVKLTAKVEVSGVPNEAALQDRIAEIQDIFQTYLHETRPQDIRGNGIYRLRESILRRLRAQLAPLQVTNLYLVEFLVQ, from the coding sequence ATGAGCGAAACTGTAACCGGCGCAAAAGAAGCAGATGCTGCCGACGCAGTTCCAAGAGCAGACGCCCCCAAGTCCAAGCGGAAACTGATTATGGCGGGTGCTGCCGGTCTTGTTCTCCTTGTTGGTGGTGGGGTGTTCTGGGAAAAGGACAAAATCTTCACGTCCAAGCTCAAGCGGGATGTGGGTAACAAGGCGGAAGCCGCCATGCACCCGCCCATTCTGCTGGGCATTCCTCCCATGGTCTCCAACCTGGACACGTCGGGCGGCCATCCAGTTTACGTCAAGCTGACTGCCAAGGTGGAAGTCAGCGGTGTGCCTAACGAAGCCGCACTTCAGGACCGGATTGCGGAAATTCAGGACATCTTCCAGACCTACCTGCACGAAACACGGCCGCAGGACATCCGGGGGAATGGTATTTACAGGCTGCGCGAATCCATTTTGCGCCGTTTGCGCGCACAGCTTGCCCCCTTGCAGGTTACAAACCTGTATCTTGTTGAATTCCTTGTCCAGTAA
- the fliM gene encoding flagellar motor switch protein FliM, translating to MQDVDDTASGAGHEPEADTTPDAPHTEEPHATGAEATPEAEATSAAPEDAHAEPQGSAEPGAEAHTDHTTAGDDAPPHAEAKAEDAHAGSADHDAHAEHGEHPGSPEEDPFGSHLLDQSEIDNLLGHTFGGFEEPEETGMERVIKAGFVAYERLPMLEIVFDRLVRILSATLRNFTNDNVEITIEGIRSLRFGDYMGAVPSSSMFAVFKAVQWDNYGLVVVDSAMSYSIIDILMGGPRGVGHVGVETRPHTAIERALIEKLITLTLSDLSAAFNPVCTVDLTFERLEVSSRFAAIARASNAVVLAKLHIDMEDRSGNMDLIIPYATLEPVRDQLSQQFMGEKFGRDSIWEDHLFSEILETDAQVSAVFDEKIVPLSEVLNLKIGSLMTFPHKNGSPFPIRLQCGQTPLFEGRLGKLGNKNAVKIQKRLVPPEEHHLPPPLGVPPQPPHPQPPAAPAAPAAQTGGSPE from the coding sequence ATGCAGGATGTAGACGACACAGCATCAGGGGCCGGGCACGAGCCGGAAGCCGATACCACACCGGATGCTCCGCATACGGAGGAACCGCACGCCACCGGGGCAGAGGCAACGCCAGAGGCCGAAGCCACCAGTGCGGCGCCAGAAGACGCCCATGCCGAACCACAGGGCAGCGCGGAACCCGGAGCCGAGGCGCATACCGACCACACCACGGCCGGGGATGATGCCCCCCCGCACGCCGAGGCAAAGGCAGAGGACGCCCACGCCGGGTCCGCGGACCATGATGCACACGCCGAACACGGAGAACACCCCGGCTCCCCGGAGGAAGACCCGTTTGGCAGCCACCTGCTTGACCAGTCGGAAATTGACAACCTGCTGGGCCACACGTTTGGCGGGTTTGAAGAGCCGGAAGAAACCGGCATGGAGCGCGTTATCAAGGCCGGGTTTGTGGCCTACGAACGCCTGCCCATGCTGGAAATTGTTTTTGACCGGCTTGTGCGCATTCTCTCCGCCACCCTGCGCAACTTCACCAATGACAACGTCGAAATCACCATCGAGGGCATTCGCTCCCTGCGCTTTGGGGACTACATGGGGGCCGTGCCCTCCTCCTCCATGTTTGCAGTGTTCAAGGCCGTTCAGTGGGACAATTACGGGCTTGTCGTGGTGGATTCGGCCATGTCCTACTCCATTATCGATATTCTCATGGGCGGGCCGCGTGGCGTTGGGCATGTGGGGGTGGAAACACGCCCCCATACCGCCATTGAGCGCGCGCTAATTGAAAAGCTCATCACCCTCACGCTGTCCGACCTGTCCGCCGCGTTCAACCCGGTCTGTACCGTGGATCTGACGTTTGAACGGCTGGAAGTCAGCTCCCGTTTTGCCGCCATTGCCCGCGCCTCCAACGCCGTGGTGCTGGCCAAGCTCCATATTGATATGGAAGACCGCAGCGGCAACATGGACCTGATTATCCCTTACGCCACGCTGGAACCGGTGCGCGACCAGCTTTCGCAGCAGTTCATGGGCGAAAAGTTCGGGCGCGACTCGATTTGGGAAGACCATCTGTTTTCCGAAATTCTGGAAACGGATGCGCAGGTCTCCGCCGTGTTTGACGAAAAGATTGTCCCGCTTTCCGAGGTGCTCAACCTCAAGATCGGGTCTCTTATGACCTTTCCGCACAAAAATGGCTCGCCCTTCCCCATTCGTCTGCAATGCGGGCAGACACCCCTTTTTGAAGGGCGTCTGGGCAAACTGGGCAACAAGAACGCTGTTAAAATTCAAAAACGGCTGGTCCCGCCAGAGGAACACCACCTGCCGCCGCCCCTTGGCGTGCCGCCACAGCCACCCCACCCGCAGCCCCCTGCTGCACCAGCAGCGCCAGCGGCCCAGACCGGAGGATCACCTGAATGA
- a CDS encoding DUF6468 domain-containing protein, which yields MMFTQIQMIIEIILSVFLFLGIIYSFYLGRVLGNLKRDRASLLELVEKLESSVNQAEEGVDKLRVAGEVSGRPLSRMIEQAKITGTELDDMASKADSVADRLDAAMTEVPSQERRMQTLIQQAETARLSIEETLEKLQQASQSAQQTAQQLVESALESATTAAQNAAALAEKTQEQQEQPPQTQFADTLNMPVPATLTRERPYLKALEKVNDPDENRASA from the coding sequence ATGATGTTCACACAGATCCAGATGATCATCGAGATCATTCTCTCCGTCTTTCTGTTCCTTGGCATTATCTACAGCTTTTACCTCGGGCGGGTGTTGGGCAACCTCAAGCGTGACCGCGCCAGCCTGCTGGAACTGGTGGAAAAGCTGGAAAGCAGCGTTAATCAGGCGGAAGAAGGCGTGGACAAGCTGCGCGTTGCCGGGGAAGTCAGCGGGCGTCCCCTCAGCCGTATGATTGAGCAGGCCAAAATAACCGGCACGGAACTGGACGACATGGCTTCCAAGGCCGATTCGGTTGCCGACCGGTTGGACGCGGCCATGACCGAGGTGCCATCGCAGGAGCGGCGGATGCAAACGCTGATCCAGCAGGCCGAAACCGCACGGTTGAGCATTGAGGAAACACTGGAAAAACTGCAACAGGCCAGCCAGAGCGCCCAGCAAACGGCCCAGCAGCTTGTAGAATCGGCGTTGGAAAGTGCGACCACCGCAGCCCAGAACGCCGCAGCTTTGGCAGAAAAAACGCAGGAGCAGCAGGAACAGCCGCCCCAGACCCAGTTTGCCGACACGCTGAACATGCCCGTGCCCGCAACCCTTACGCGTGAACGCCCTTATTTGAAGGCGCTGGAAAAAGTAAACGACCCGGATGAAAACCGCGCCAGTGCTTAA